The following are encoded together in the Gordonia insulae genome:
- a CDS encoding DUF2254 domain-containing protein has product MARWFDQTIVDTGRLPLFFLLVAFVLTFLFIRFSVRMIRAEVSWWPGNVTPGGVHMHHEFFGVLLMLISGFSFVALATFETPIANCVLASLFGIGCALVLDEFALILHLRDVYWEEEGRSSIDAVFVAIGVGLLFLMGLRPIGFGEVTEYREAGDNTTRVVVLVLLVIVVSLAIITLLKGKLWTGLIGLFITPLLFFGAIRIARPRSPWARWRYTKRPGKMAKSIRREQRYREPVVRWKIVVQEAVAGRFGVPEPTATAAALPAVAMVDHGAVPAPSAPNRIAAALRWRRTRRELRRDPPWRLPTVMVTVAIIAGLVAVGLDDNFGTYELDAGTTATLLGVIAGAMATLTGLVFTAVTLAMQFGASQISIRVIPMLQQDGVMRASIGLFLSTFAFTVIVAVDLATVADEEVAPVISTTIAIFLTLVSTFMFIVLVGKVGSILNSSQLLRWIESEGRAAVYRLYPDVMPESRTSFPVHGGEVDEDQRPVSLVVTLRDTPTRGRVLLAIDLVRIQRLAIRWNVRVDLLVGIGDYVPHNAGVFEIIGDHRDVRTHQLLTCLLFGDTHRPSVSPAAALQAISDVALKALSPAINDPSRAVQALDHSEDLLLLLGPRVRADEHDNSLTMIGGYRRTWGDYVGIATDQIRHYSRSSIQVQRRLRALLETLMEQCPDDQHEPLRERLTALDAAVDRDWVTPLDRRLAEAADRQGYGSEAGRIRRRRLRINTKAGD; this is encoded by the coding sequence ATGGCGCGATGGTTCGATCAGACGATCGTCGACACAGGTCGGCTTCCGCTGTTCTTCCTGCTCGTCGCGTTCGTGCTGACGTTCTTGTTCATCCGCTTCAGCGTGCGGATGATCCGCGCCGAGGTCAGTTGGTGGCCGGGCAACGTGACTCCCGGCGGTGTGCACATGCACCACGAGTTCTTCGGTGTGCTGCTCATGCTCATCTCCGGGTTCTCCTTCGTGGCCCTGGCGACCTTCGAGACGCCGATCGCGAATTGTGTTCTGGCGTCGTTGTTCGGTATCGGCTGCGCCCTCGTGCTCGACGAGTTCGCGCTGATCCTGCACCTGCGGGACGTGTACTGGGAAGAAGAGGGCCGGTCCTCGATCGACGCGGTGTTCGTCGCGATCGGAGTCGGCCTGCTGTTCCTGATGGGCTTGCGGCCGATCGGGTTCGGCGAGGTCACCGAATACCGGGAGGCCGGCGACAACACCACCCGGGTGGTGGTCCTGGTGCTGCTGGTGATCGTCGTGTCCCTCGCGATCATCACCTTGCTGAAGGGCAAACTGTGGACCGGACTCATCGGGTTGTTCATCACCCCGCTTCTGTTCTTCGGCGCCATCCGGATCGCGCGACCGCGCTCCCCGTGGGCGCGATGGCGGTACACGAAGCGGCCGGGCAAGATGGCCAAGTCGATCCGCCGCGAGCAGCGGTACCGGGAACCGGTGGTGCGCTGGAAGATCGTGGTCCAGGAGGCGGTGGCCGGACGGTTCGGTGTGCCCGAACCGACTGCGACCGCCGCCGCGCTGCCCGCGGTCGCCATGGTCGACCACGGGGCCGTGCCGGCGCCGAGCGCACCCAATCGCATTGCGGCAGCGCTGCGGTGGCGTCGCACCCGGCGCGAACTCCGCCGCGACCCGCCGTGGCGTCTGCCCACGGTGATGGTGACGGTGGCCATCATCGCGGGACTCGTCGCCGTCGGACTGGATGACAATTTCGGCACCTACGAACTCGACGCCGGCACCACCGCGACGTTGCTCGGCGTCATCGCTGGAGCGATGGCCACGCTCACCGGCCTGGTGTTCACCGCGGTGACCCTCGCCATGCAGTTCGGCGCCTCGCAGATCTCGATCCGGGTGATCCCGATGCTGCAGCAGGACGGGGTGATGCGGGCCTCGATCGGTCTGTTCCTGTCCACCTTCGCGTTCACCGTGATTGTCGCCGTCGACCTCGCGACCGTCGCCGATGAAGAAGTCGCGCCGGTCATCTCGACGACGATCGCCATCTTCCTCACCCTTGTCAGCACGTTCATGTTCATCGTGCTGGTCGGCAAGGTCGGGAGCATCCTGAACTCGTCACAATTGCTGCGCTGGATCGAATCCGAAGGTCGGGCGGCGGTCTACCGCCTGTACCCCGACGTCATGCCGGAGAGCCGAACGTCGTTCCCGGTCCACGGCGGAGAGGTGGACGAGGATCAGCGGCCGGTGAGCCTGGTCGTGACGTTGCGCGACACCCCGACCAGGGGGCGAGTGCTGCTGGCCATCGACCTCGTGCGCATCCAGCGCCTGGCGATCCGGTGGAACGTCCGCGTCGATCTGCTCGTCGGTATCGGTGACTATGTGCCGCACAACGCCGGCGTCTTCGAGATCATCGGCGACCATCGGGACGTCCGCACACACCAACTCCTGACGTGCCTGCTGTTCGGCGACACGCATCGCCCGTCGGTGAGCCCCGCGGCAGCGCTGCAGGCGATCTCGGATGTGGCGCTCAAGGCGCTGTCGCCGGCCATCAACGACCCGAGCCGGGCGGTCCAGGCGCTTGATCACTCCGAGGATCTGCTGCTGTTGCTCGGGCCGCGGGTCCGCGCCGACGAACACGACAACAGCCTCACGATGATCGGCGGTTACCGGCGCACCTGGGGCGACTACGTGGGCATCGCAACCGATCAGATCCGTCATTACAGTCGGAGTTCCATCCAGGTGCAGCGACGGTTGCGCGCCCTGCTGGAGACGCTGATGGAGCAATGCCCCGACGATCAGCACGAGCCGCTCCGCGAACGGTTGACCGCGCTCGACGCCGCGGTCGACCGTGACTGGGTGACCCCGCTGGACCGGCGGCTCGCCGAGGCGGCCGACCGGCAGGGCTACGGGTCGGAGGCCGGGCGGATCCGGCGTCGGCGGTTGCGGATCAATACGAAGGCGGGGGACTGA
- a CDS encoding class I SAM-dependent methyltransferase: protein MTTERFDELIAAGASADVSGWDFSWLDGRASEERPPWGYARRLGERLRSASASVDIQTGGGEVLSEATVFPPTAVATESWPPNIARATELLHPRGVVVVADPDEPPLPFSDDAFDLVTSRHPATIWWDEIVRVLRPGGTYFGQHVGPASGFELIEFFLGPQSAARRRRHPDDEVAAATAAGLDVVDVQTATLRIEIHDIAAVVYLLRKLIWWVPGFTVEKYLDRLLDLHTLITDGGPFVTHSTRHLIDARARG from the coding sequence ATGACGACAGAGCGGTTCGACGAGTTGATCGCGGCGGGCGCATCCGCGGACGTATCGGGGTGGGATTTCTCGTGGTTGGACGGACGCGCGTCTGAAGAACGGCCGCCCTGGGGATACGCACGTCGACTGGGCGAGCGACTTCGCTCGGCCTCGGCCTCAGTGGACATCCAGACCGGTGGCGGGGAAGTGCTCTCCGAGGCAACGGTTTTCCCGCCGACCGCCGTGGCCACCGAGTCGTGGCCACCGAATATCGCCCGCGCGACCGAACTGCTTCATCCTCGCGGTGTGGTTGTGGTGGCCGACCCCGATGAACCACCCCTGCCGTTCTCCGATGACGCATTCGATCTGGTCACCAGCCGACACCCCGCCACGATCTGGTGGGACGAGATCGTCCGCGTCCTCCGACCCGGCGGCACCTACTTCGGCCAGCACGTCGGCCCTGCCAGCGGGTTCGAGCTGATCGAGTTCTTTCTCGGACCACAGTCCGCAGCGCGCCGGCGTCGTCATCCCGATGACGAAGTGGCGGCCGCAACGGCCGCCGGCCTCGACGTCGTCGACGTGCAGACCGCGACCCTGCGAATCGAGATCCACGACATCGCGGCGGTGGTGTATCTGCTCCGCAAACTGATCTGGTGGGTGCCCGGATTCACCGTCGAGAAGTACCTCGACAGATTGCTCGACCTCCACACCCTGATCACCGACGGCGGACCATTCGTCACGCACTCGACCCGCCACCTCATCGACGCTCGCGCGCGGGGCTGA
- a CDS encoding DUF4242 domain-containing protein: protein MNTTPTDPTMKTFVIEREMPGAGALDTAALVEISRTSNATAATLGVPYRWVTSYAAGDKVYCIHQTDSESTVREHSRRAGFPCTTVTEVGTEFGPRTAELLLPR from the coding sequence ATGAACACCACCCCCACGGACCCCACCATGAAGACCTTCGTCATCGAACGCGAGATGCCCGGCGCGGGAGCCCTCGACACCGCCGCGCTGGTGGAGATCTCGCGCACGTCGAACGCGACCGCGGCGACACTGGGTGTGCCGTATCGCTGGGTCACCAGTTACGCCGCCGGCGACAAGGTCTACTGCATCCACCAGACCGACAGCGAGTCGACGGTGCGGGAGCATTCGCGGAGAGCGGGCTTCCCGTGCACGACCGTCACCGAGGTGGGCACGGAGTTCGGCCCTCGGACAGCGGAGCTACTGCTGCCACGGTGA